In a genomic window of Tissierella sp. Yu-01:
- a CDS encoding OadG-related small transporter subunit — MNINTEFLKGALEIMGFGMGGIFAVLGILYLVSLGLLKFFPVKENK; from the coding sequence TTGAATATTAATACAGAATTTTTAAAAGGAGCTCTTGAAATAATGGGTTTTGGAATGGGAGGAATATTTGCAGTACTAGGAATCCTTTATCTTGTAAGTCTAGGATTGCTTAAATTCTTCCCTGTAAAAGAGAACAAGTAA
- a CDS encoding sodium ion-translocating decarboxylase subunit beta has product MTQLLEGILSVSAGQLIMMALGGLLIYLGIKKEYEPTLLIPMGLGAILVNFPNSGLVTQAGSETIGVLNILFDIGIATELFPLLIFIGIGAMIDFGPLLQNPFMLLFGAAAQFGIFFTIAIAVLFGFDLSQAASIGIIGAADGPTSIFVANKLAPELLGPITIAAYSYMALVPIIQPLAIKLVTTKKERAIRMTYKASSVSRMTKILFPIIITIVAGFISPASLPLVGFLMFGNLLRECGVLDRLSQSAQNELVNLVSILLGLTISLKMTADQFLNGQTLMIIAFGLVAFIMDTIGGVLFAKFLNLFRKEKINPMIGGAGISAFPMSARVIQKMAAEEDKQNFVLHYAIGANVAGQIASVIAGGMILAYFS; this is encoded by the coding sequence TTGACACAGTTATTAGAAGGTATATTATCTGTTTCAGCAGGACAGTTAATTATGATGGCTCTTGGAGGGCTATTGATATATTTAGGTATAAAAAAGGAATATGAACCAACTTTGCTTATTCCTATGGGATTAGGTGCAATTTTAGTTAATTTCCCTAATTCAGGATTAGTTACTCAAGCAGGAAGCGAAACAATAGGTGTATTAAATATTTTATTTGATATAGGTATAGCTACTGAGCTATTTCCTTTATTAATCTTCATTGGAATTGGAGCCATGATAGACTTTGGTCCACTTCTACAAAATCCATTTATGCTTCTATTTGGTGCAGCAGCACAATTCGGTATATTTTTTACTATTGCTATAGCAGTATTATTTGGTTTTGATTTATCACAAGCTGCTTCAATCGGTATTATAGGTGCAGCAGATGGTCCAACATCTATTTTCGTTGCAAACAAATTGGCACCAGAACTATTAGGACCTATTACCATAGCAGCATATTCATATATGGCATTAGTTCCGATTATACAGCCCTTAGCAATCAAACTTGTAACAACTAAAAAAGAAAGAGCAATCAGAATGACATATAAGGCATCTAGTGTATCAAGAATGACTAAGATCTTATTCCCAATAATAATTACTATTGTAGCAGGGTTTATTTCGCCTGCCTCACTACCTTTAGTTGGATTCTTAATGTTTGGAAATCTATTAAGAGAATGTGGCGTACTAGATAGATTAAGTCAATCTGCACAAAATGAACTAGTTAACTTAGTATCAATTCTATTAGGATTAACCATATCCTTAAAAATGACAGCCGATCAATTCTTAAATGGACAAACCCTAATGATAATTGCCTTTGGATTAGTAGCCTTTATAATGGATACAATCGGAGGAGTGCTATTTGCAAAGTTCTTGAACTTATTCCGTAAAGAAAAGATAAATCCAATGATTGGTGGCGCAGGAATCTCCGCATTCCCAATGTCAGCAAGAGTAATACAAAAAATGGCCGCAGAAGAAGACAAGCAGAACTTTGTACTACATTATGCCATAGGAGCAAATGTAGCAGGACAAATAGCATCAGTAATAGCTGGTGGTATGATATTAGCATATTTCAGCTAA
- a CDS encoding biotin/lipoyl-containing protein: MLRKFRISVNDKEYIVEMEELGVPNQPVAPAVAQAPVAQQVATPQAAPAPAAQPAPVQANGPGVTVESPMPGNIIDVLVKVGDVVEPQQTVAILEAMKMENELVAPKAGTVTAVHVTKGTAVDVGEVIVTIS; this comes from the coding sequence ATGCTTAGAAAATTTCGTATTTCAGTAAATGATAAAGAATATATAGTTGAAATGGAGGAATTAGGAGTACCAAATCAACCAGTAGCTCCAGCAGTTGCCCAAGCTCCAGTAGCACAACAAGTGGCAACTCCACAAGCAGCACCAGCTCCAGCAGCACAACCTGCTCCTGTACAAGCTAATGGACCAGGAGTTACAGTGGAATCACCAATGCCAGGAAATATAATAGATGTTCTAGTAAAAGTAGGAGACGTAGTTGAACCACAACAAACAGTAGCTATATTAGAAGCCATGAAGATGGAAAATGAATTAGTTGCACCTAAGGCTGGTACAGTTACAGCAGTTCACGTAACAAAAGGTACAGCAGTTGACGTAGGTGAAGTAATAGTTACAATTTCATAA
- a CDS encoding citrate:proton symporter, with protein MLTILSWSMIIVFMALIMRKKLTPFSALILIPLIFTAVGSFLGLYTEQVAELKEIANPTLIDQILIIGDWAVSGIKSTSTTAVMLLFAILYFAIMLNAGLFDPVTKKMIQFAKGDPVKVIFATAVVAAAVSLNGDGTTTTLIVCTAFIPIYKKLGIKLMNLGVVTILMNTIMNLLPWGGPTARVISVLGVDEQAILVALVPGMIASIIFMLGVAVYLGLKERKRIGVQTLTYADIEELTSVKDPDELALRRPKKIWINAIMTFALIAMLMLGTFPSVFLFLTGTALALVINYDKLKDQKNRIQDNAGDAVQVVILVLGAGIFMGLFTESGMADALALSLAHIIPESFGRFWGLIVAILSAPGTFFLSNDAFYYGVLPVLAEAGAQYGFTPLELGIASLLGQAFHLLSPLVAFIYLLLNLTGLDMGEWQKESAKWATGIFIIFIALAAITGAVPLFK; from the coding sequence ATGTTAACTATTTTATCTTGGTCAATGATTATAGTATTTATGGCTTTAATCATGAGAAAAAAATTAACACCATTTTCAGCATTAATATTAATTCCTTTGATTTTTACTGCGGTGGGATCTTTCTTAGGATTGTACACTGAGCAAGTAGCTGAATTAAAGGAAATAGCTAATCCAACACTTATAGATCAAATTTTAATAATTGGTGATTGGGCAGTTTCAGGAATTAAGAGCACTTCCACAACTGCAGTTATGTTATTATTTGCAATTCTTTATTTTGCTATTATGCTTAATGCCGGATTGTTCGATCCTGTTACAAAAAAAATGATTCAATTTGCTAAAGGTGACCCTGTAAAGGTTATTTTTGCAACAGCAGTAGTTGCAGCAGCTGTATCTCTAAATGGAGATGGAACAACTACAACTTTAATAGTTTGTACTGCTTTCATTCCTATTTATAAAAAACTTGGAATTAAACTTATGAACCTTGGCGTGGTGACAATTCTTATGAACACCATAATGAATCTACTTCCATGGGGAGGTCCTACAGCACGTGTAATTTCAGTTCTAGGTGTAGACGAACAAGCAATACTTGTAGCTTTAGTTCCTGGAATGATAGCTTCAATTATTTTCATGCTTGGGGTTGCTGTTTATTTAGGTTTAAAAGAAAGAAAAAGAATTGGAGTCCAAACCTTAACTTATGCAGATATAGAAGAATTAACTAGTGTAAAAGATCCAGATGAATTGGCATTAAGAAGACCTAAAAAAATATGGATCAATGCCATTATGACATTTGCTTTAATAGCTATGCTAATGTTAGGAACATTCCCTTCTGTATTCTTGTTCTTAACTGGAACAGCATTAGCTTTAGTTATAAATTATGATAAATTAAAAGATCAAAAGAATCGAATTCAAGATAATGCTGGAGATGCGGTACAGGTAGTAATCCTTGTTCTTGGAGCAGGTATCTTCATGGGGCTATTTACGGAATCTGGAATGGCTGATGCTTTAGCACTTAGCTTAGCTCATATAATTCCTGAAAGCTTTGGAAGGTTCTGGGGATTAATTGTTGCAATTCTTTCTGCACCAGGTACATTCTTCCTATCAAACGACGCATTCTACTATGGAGTTCTTCCAGTCCTTGCTGAAGCCGGTGCTCAATATGGATTTACTCCATTAGAACTTGGTATAGCATCATTATTAGGACAGGCATTTCACTTACTAAGTCCATTGGTTGCCTTCATCTACCTACTACTTAATTTAACAGGCTTAGATATGGGTGAATGGCAAAAAGAATCAGCTAAATGGGCAACAGGAATATTTATTATATTCATTGCATTAGCTGCAATAACAGGCGCTGTTCCTTTGTTTAAATAA
- the citE gene encoding citrate (pro-3S)-lyase subunit beta, which yields MIKMPKLRRTMMFIPGNNPAMITDGHLYGSDSIMFDLEDATSIKEKDSARFLVYNALKTIDYGTTETVVRINGLDTPFGREDIKAMVKARVDVIRLPKTDTPEDVIEVDKIITEVEETNGIEVGTTKMMAAIESPLGIINAYKIATASKRLVAIALGAEDFVTNMKTNRSPEGVELLAARSQLLLAARAAGIYALDTVYSDVNNKEGFLDEVKLIKQMGFDGKSVIHPKQIALVHKVYEPTEKEIRHAIRVVHGIKEAESKGSGVITVDGKMVDGPIVDRAYRVIELAKATGVLKDGDLIG from the coding sequence ATGATAAAGATGCCTAAACTTCGAAGAACTATGATGTTTATACCAGGAAACAACCCTGCTATGATAACAGATGGACATCTTTATGGGTCAGATTCAATAATGTTCGATCTAGAAGATGCGACTTCAATAAAGGAAAAGGATTCTGCAAGATTTCTTGTATACAATGCATTAAAAACTATAGATTATGGAACAACTGAAACAGTTGTAAGAATCAATGGTCTTGACACACCATTTGGTAGAGAAGATATCAAAGCAATGGTGAAAGCTAGAGTAGATGTAATTAGACTACCAAAGACTGACACACCAGAAGATGTGATAGAAGTGGACAAGATTATAACAGAAGTAGAAGAAACTAACGGTATTGAAGTAGGAACTACTAAAATGATGGCAGCAATTGAAAGTCCCCTAGGAATAATAAATGCGTACAAAATTGCTACTGCAAGCAAGAGATTAGTTGCTATAGCATTAGGTGCAGAGGATTTTGTTACAAATATGAAGACAAATAGATCTCCAGAAGGAGTTGAATTACTAGCGGCAAGAAGTCAACTATTACTAGCAGCAAGAGCTGCAGGAATATATGCTCTTGATACTGTTTATTCAGATGTAAATAATAAAGAAGGATTTTTAGATGAAGTAAAATTAATAAAACAAATGGGATTTGATGGTAAGTCAGTTATTCACCCAAAACAAATTGCATTAGTTCATAAAGTATATGAACCAACGGAAAAAGAAATAAGGCATGCAATTAGAGTAGTACATGGAATTAAGGAAGCTGAAAGCAAAGGTTCAGGTGTAATTACTGTTGATGGAAAGATGGTAGATGGACCAATAGTAGATAGAGCGTATAGAGTAATTGAATTAGCTAAAGCAACAGGAGTTTTAAAGGATGGTGATTTAATTGGTTAA
- a CDS encoding GntR family transcriptional regulator has translation MKDYINEVIKLTDLKQNKPINEIVYEGLRTAIIKGIIPVGERIKETEYSERMNISRTPIREAIKRIEDEGLVEYIPNIGVIVKKVSKEDVEEIFKIRIALETLATTSAMKIMTESEFEEMHQLLKKTEEANSRNEVKAVIDLFSEYNQMIYRFSRMPRLDHMVTRLRDYLARFRDISLTGEARRRKALDEHWIIYNIMKDKNYDVVPLIISNHLDYAKSYIMQEIEKIEKK, from the coding sequence ATGAAAGATTATATTAATGAGGTAATAAAATTAACTGATCTAAAACAAAATAAACCAATTAATGAGATAGTATATGAAGGACTAAGAACTGCAATAATAAAAGGAATTATACCTGTTGGAGAAAGAATAAAAGAAACGGAGTATTCAGAAAGAATGAACATAAGTCGTACTCCAATACGTGAGGCAATAAAGCGTATCGAGGATGAAGGGTTGGTTGAATACATTCCAAACATTGGTGTAATAGTTAAGAAAGTATCTAAAGAAGATGTTGAGGAAATATTTAAGATTAGGATTGCATTAGAAACACTGGCTACTACAAGTGCTATGAAGATTATGACAGAAAGTGAATTTGAGGAGATGCATCAGCTCTTAAAGAAAACAGAAGAAGCCAATTCTCGTAATGAAGTTAAGGCTGTTATAGACTTATTTTCGGAATACAATCAAATGATATATAGATTTAGTAGAATGCCTCGTCTTGATCATATGGTTACACGATTAAGGGATTATTTAGCCAGGTTTAGGGATATCTCATTAACTGGTGAAGCTAGGAGACGAAAAGCTCTAGATGAGCATTGGATAATATATAATATTATGAAGGATAAAAATTATGATGTAGTACCACTAATTATAAGTAATCACTTAGATTATGCAAAGTCTTATATCATGCAGGAGATAGAAAAAATTGAAAAAAAATAA
- the citF gene encoding citrate lyase subunit alpha — protein sequence MVKNGIGREIPEFIEGYGEVKPYVSPFDMVPTGSKAGAKLKRPLPHKSKMIESVEEAIKATGLKDGMTISFHHHFRNGDYIVNMVVEAIANLGIKDIRIASSSLTTCHAPLIDHIKNGVITGIETSGLRDPLGSAISEGILPRPVVIRSHGGRARAVESGELKIDVAFLGVPACDEYGNANGYSGKSACGSLGYAMVDAKYADQVVLITDNIVEYPCLPASINQTQVDYVVEVEAIGDPKGIVSGAIKGTKNPRDILIAENAVKAILASGYFKNGFSYQTGAAGSSLAVTEILRQHMIEQNIVGSFGLGGITSQLVQLLEEGLFKGLFDTQCFDLVAAESIGKNPNHFEIDASFYANPHNAGPVVNKLDIVMLGALEVDTDFNVNVITGSDGVISQASGGHSDTAAGSKMSVILAPLMRSRIPIVVDKVTTVVTPGETVDVLVTDYGIAVNPLRTDLIENFKKANLPLYTISELKDMAEKLTGKPEPIEFTDKVVGVVEYRDGTVIDVIRQAK from the coding sequence TTGGTTAAGAATGGAATAGGAAGAGAAATACCTGAATTCATTGAAGGATATGGAGAAGTTAAACCTTATGTAAGCCCCTTTGACATGGTACCTACTGGAAGTAAGGCTGGTGCTAAGTTAAAAAGACCATTGCCACATAAAAGTAAAATGATTGAAAGTGTTGAAGAGGCAATAAAGGCAACAGGATTAAAGGATGGAATGACTATTTCCTTCCACCATCACTTTAGGAATGGGGATTATATAGTAAATATGGTAGTTGAAGCTATAGCTAATCTAGGTATCAAGGATATAAGAATTGCATCAAGTTCCCTTACAACTTGTCATGCTCCACTAATTGACCATATTAAAAATGGAGTAATCACTGGAATAGAAACAAGTGGATTAAGAGATCCTCTAGGTTCTGCAATTTCTGAAGGTATATTACCAAGACCTGTAGTTATTAGATCTCACGGTGGTAGAGCAAGGGCTGTTGAATCTGGAGAGTTAAAAATAGATGTTGCATTTTTAGGTGTACCTGCTTGTGATGAGTATGGAAATGCCAATGGATATTCAGGAAAATCAGCATGTGGCTCATTAGGTTATGCCATGGTAGATGCTAAATATGCAGATCAAGTAGTACTTATTACGGACAATATAGTAGAATATCCTTGTCTTCCAGCAAGTATCAACCAAACTCAAGTTGATTATGTTGTAGAAGTAGAAGCAATAGGAGATCCTAAGGGTATAGTTTCTGGGGCAATAAAAGGTACAAAAAACCCAAGAGATATTCTAATTGCTGAGAATGCAGTTAAAGCCATACTAGCTTCTGGATATTTTAAAAATGGATTCTCATATCAAACTGGTGCAGCAGGTTCATCATTAGCTGTAACTGAAATCTTAAGACAACACATGATTGAACAGAATATCGTTGGTAGTTTTGGACTTGGAGGAATTACATCTCAACTTGTTCAACTATTAGAAGAAGGATTATTTAAAGGATTATTTGATACTCAATGTTTTGATTTAGTAGCAGCAGAATCCATAGGAAAGAATCCAAATCACTTTGAAATAGATGCAAGCTTCTATGCTAACCCACACAATGCAGGACCTGTAGTAAACAAGCTAGATATTGTAATGCTTGGTGCATTGGAAGTAGATACTGATTTTAATGTAAATGTAATTACTGGATCGGATGGAGTTATTAGCCAAGCATCAGGAGGACATTCAGATACAGCAGCGGGATCCAAGATGTCAGTGATACTAGCTCCATTAATGAGAAGTAGAATTCCAATTGTAGTGGACAAAGTAACTACTGTAGTTACTCCAGGTGAAACAGTAGATGTATTAGTAACTGATTATGGTATAGCAGTAAATCCATTGAGAACTGACTTAATAGAAAACTTCAAAAAAGCTAATTTACCATTATATACAATAAGTGAATTAAAGGATATGGCTGAGAAGTTAACTGGCAAACCAGAACCTATAGAATTTACTGATAAAGTTGTAGGTGTAGTTGAATATAGAGATGGAACAGTTATAGACGTAATTAGGCAAGCTAAGTAG
- a CDS encoding oxaloacetate decarboxylase subunit alpha, whose translation MAKQIRFTDTVLRDAHQSLIATRMPIDKMVPILETMDEAGYHSLEVWGGATFDACLRYLNEDPWERLREIKKHVKNTKLQMLLRGQNLLGYKHYPDDVVESFIQKAIKNGIDIIRVFDALNDLRNLKTAVKAIKKNGGHAQMCICYTISEIHTNEYYVNLVKEMEKMGADSIAIKDMAGIITPANVYSLIQDIKAVTKLPIIVHTHATSGIAEMTYLKAVEAGVDVIDTAISPFSGGTSQPATESVAIALEQFGYNTGLDHTKLKEIAEHFKPIKEEFRKEGVLNPKVMDVVPDTLTYQVPGGMLSNLLSQLTEAKKEDKYEEVLREVPKVRAELGYPPLVTPLSQMVGTQALMNVISGERYKMIPKEIKDYVKGLYGKSPGPISKEIKEKIVGDEEVLNVRPADLLKPEMKNLKKELGDLAESTEDVLMYALFPQLALPYLKKRKDPFHDVPVQNVTVIY comes from the coding sequence GTGGCAAAACAAATAAGATTTACTGACACTGTTCTTAGAGACGCTCATCAAAGTTTAATAGCCACAAGAATGCCCATAGATAAAATGGTTCCCATATTAGAAACTATGGATGAAGCAGGCTATCACTCCCTTGAAGTATGGGGAGGAGCTACCTTTGATGCATGTCTTAGATATTTAAATGAAGACCCTTGGGAAAGATTAAGAGAAATAAAAAAACATGTCAAAAATACTAAATTACAAATGCTTTTAAGAGGTCAAAATCTACTAGGATATAAGCATTATCCAGATGATGTAGTAGAAAGCTTTATTCAAAAAGCAATAAAAAATGGAATAGACATAATAAGAGTATTCGATGCATTAAACGATTTGAGAAATTTAAAAACAGCAGTAAAAGCAATTAAGAAGAACGGTGGACATGCCCAAATGTGTATCTGCTATACCATAAGTGAGATTCATACAAATGAATACTATGTAAACCTAGTAAAAGAAATGGAAAAGATGGGTGCAGACTCCATTGCAATAAAAGATATGGCTGGAATTATTACCCCAGCAAATGTCTATTCATTAATACAGGATATTAAAGCTGTAACTAAATTACCAATAATAGTTCATACCCATGCAACAAGTGGAATAGCAGAAATGACCTATTTAAAGGCAGTAGAAGCAGGAGTAGATGTAATAGACACAGCAATATCACCATTTTCAGGAGGAACAAGTCAACCAGCCACAGAATCTGTAGCCATAGCCCTAGAGCAATTTGGCTATAATACAGGACTTGACCATACAAAATTAAAAGAAATAGCAGAGCATTTCAAACCTATAAAAGAAGAGTTTAGAAAAGAAGGAGTATTAAACCCAAAAGTAATGGATGTAGTACCAGATACTTTAACATATCAAGTACCAGGTGGAATGTTATCTAATCTGTTATCACAACTTACAGAAGCAAAGAAAGAAGACAAATATGAAGAAGTACTTAGGGAAGTACCTAAAGTTAGAGCAGAATTAGGGTATCCTCCTTTAGTTACACCACTATCTCAAATGGTAGGTACCCAAGCCTTAATGAACGTAATTAGCGGTGAAAGATATAAAATGATACCAAAAGAGATAAAGGATTATGTAAAAGGACTATATGGTAAATCACCAGGACCTATTTCTAAGGAGATAAAAGAAAAGATAGTAGGAGATGAAGAAGTTCTAAATGTAAGGCCGGCAGATTTATTAAAACCAGAAATGAAGAACTTAAAAAAGGAATTGGGAGATTTGGCAGAGTCAACGGAAGATGTATTAATGTATGCGCTATTTCCACAACTAGCACTACCTTATTTAAAGAAAAGAAAAGACCCATTCCATGATGTACCAGTACAAAATGTAACTGTTATTTATTAG
- the citX gene encoding citrate lyase holo-[acyl-carrier protein] synthase: MIDKKLFLDILQSREDRAQKQIDLIKDYPYSLISFTLNIPGIIKDNELYRKIHDEGFKQIVKSIKDNSLEIKYKEYISKSTGSEGYISVDVQAEELKRIMVSLEINHPLGRIFDIDVFDKNHNQMSRSDLGLKVRKCLLCNKDARLCMREKNHTYEELISRIEELSKEYFTQY; encoded by the coding sequence ATGATAGATAAAAAGTTATTTTTAGATATACTTCAATCTAGGGAAGATAGAGCACAGAAGCAAATAGATTTAATAAAGGATTATCCATATAGTCTAATATCCTTTACCTTAAATATTCCAGGAATTATTAAGGATAATGAATTATATAGAAAAATCCATGATGAAGGATTTAAACAAATAGTAAAATCAATTAAGGATAATAGCTTAGAAATTAAATACAAAGAATATATAAGCAAATCTACAGGTTCTGAAGGGTATATTTCCGTAGATGTTCAAGCAGAAGAACTAAAGAGAATTATGGTTTCGTTGGAGATAAATCATCCTCTAGGACGTATTTTTGATATAGACGTCTTTGATAAGAACCATAATCAAATGAGTAGAAGTGATTTAGGTTTAAAAGTTAGAAAATGTCTTCTATGTAATAAAGATGCCAGGTTGTGTATGAGAGAGAAAAATCATACCTATGAGGAATTGATTTCAAGAATAGAAGAATTAAGTAAAGAATATTTCACGCAATATTAG
- the citG gene encoding triphosphoribosyl-dephospho-CoA synthase CitG, whose translation MNINEFCIYVSKLATKSLLYEVSAAPKPGLVDRKNPGAHRDMDFFTFLDSSVSLVDYFYKCTMAGIEFKEEDYKLLMEKIRPLGIEAEKSMFNATKGVNTHKGLIFSLGIISAAAGNLYYINKEIYQSSIDICNLVKLITKEITKELDNIEDKENLTYGEKLYLKYGVKGIRGEVESGFRTVLKYSLPILKDLINKEIHINHILIQVLLHLMAYSEDSNILGRHDMQTLEFVKEKALTALSHGGYLTSYGKVFVNEMDKYFIEKNISPGGSADLLAVTMMLYMLEHGDKLD comes from the coding sequence ATGAATATAAATGAATTTTGTATTTACGTAAGCAAGCTGGCAACAAAGTCTCTCCTATACGAAGTCTCAGCGGCACCTAAACCTGGTTTAGTTGATAGAAAAAATCCTGGAGCTCACAGGGACATGGATTTTTTCACTTTTTTAGATAGTAGTGTATCGTTGGTTGACTATTTCTATAAATGTACAATGGCTGGCATTGAATTTAAGGAAGAAGATTACAAATTATTGATGGAAAAGATAAGACCTCTAGGAATTGAAGCAGAAAAGAGCATGTTTAATGCTACAAAAGGCGTAAATACCCATAAAGGATTGATATTTTCTCTTGGAATTATTTCAGCAGCAGCTGGTAACTTATATTATATAAATAAAGAGATTTATCAAAGTTCCATTGATATATGCAATTTAGTAAAGTTAATAACTAAAGAAATTACAAAGGAATTAGATAATATAGAAGATAAAGAAAACCTTACATATGGAGAAAAATTATATTTAAAATATGGTGTAAAAGGAATTCGTGGTGAAGTTGAGTCTGGTTTTAGAACCGTACTTAAATATTCTCTACCCATATTAAAGGATTTAATAAATAAAGAAATACATATAAACCATATATTAATACAGGTTCTCTTACATCTTATGGCTTATTCTGAGGATAGTAATATATTGGGGAGGCATGATATGCAAACGTTAGAATTTGTTAAGGAGAAGGCATTGACAGCATTAAGCCATGGAGGATATTTAACTTCTTATGGAAAAGTATTTGTCAATGAAATGGATAAATATTTTATAGAAAAAAATATAAGTCCAGGAGGATCTGCAGATCTACTAGCGGTAACGATGATGTTATATATGTTGGAACATGGGGATAAATTAGATTAA
- the citD gene encoding citrate lyase acyl carrier protein, with product MELVKIGMSGTMESSDINIVIGPSDAGVIEIDLQSSVEKQFGKQIRKVIEDTLKKHNINSAMVKAVDKGAIDYVIKARTETALFRAADRTDFIWEE from the coding sequence ATGGAGTTGGTTAAAATTGGAATGTCTGGAACTATGGAATCAAGTGACATAAATATAGTCATTGGACCTTCTGATGCAGGAGTTATTGAAATTGACTTACAAAGTTCTGTAGAAAAGCAATTTGGTAAGCAAATCAGAAAGGTTATTGAAGATACATTAAAGAAACATAACATAAATAGTGCAATGGTAAAAGCAGTTGATAAGGGAGCAATAGATTATGTAATTAAGGCTAGAACTGAAACTGCTCTTTTTAGAGCTGCTGACAGAACTGATTTTATTTGGGAGGAATGA